One genomic window of Micromonospora sp. WMMD1128 includes the following:
- a CDS encoding RtcB family protein, giving the protein MGFTPLAGTRAPVRVWTDPYAIEAQAARQLRNIGALPWVQGVAVMPDVHFGKGATVGSVIAMRQAVSPAAVGVDIGCGMSAVRTSLTAADLPDDLGPLRSAIEAAIPVGFAMRDDAVDPRRVRGLEQAGWDDFWRRFGTLDRRVAQLQTRAQRQLGTLGGGNHFIEVCLEQGGPDDGRVWLMLHSGSRNIGKELAERHMAVARGLPHNTDLPDRDLAVFLAGTPEMDAYRRDLWWAQEYARRNRAVMLAVLGQVVREAFPQVGYDEAISCHHNYVAEERYDGVDVLVTRKGAIRAGAGDLGIIPGSMGTGSYIVRGRGNVDAYCSASHGAGRRMSRGQAKRTYSTADLAAQTAGVECRKDAGVVDEIPGAYKDITEVMAQQEDLVEVVAHLKQVVCVKG; this is encoded by the coding sequence ATGGGTTTCACCCCGCTGGCCGGTACCCGGGCGCCGGTCCGGGTCTGGACCGACCCGTACGCGATCGAGGCGCAGGCGGCCCGGCAGCTGCGCAACATCGGCGCGCTGCCCTGGGTGCAGGGCGTCGCGGTGATGCCGGACGTGCACTTCGGCAAGGGCGCGACCGTCGGCTCGGTCATCGCCATGCGGCAGGCCGTGTCGCCGGCCGCGGTGGGCGTCGACATCGGTTGCGGCATGTCCGCGGTGCGTACCTCGCTCACCGCCGCCGACCTGCCCGACGACCTCGGGCCGCTGCGGTCGGCGATCGAGGCCGCCATCCCGGTGGGCTTCGCGATGCGCGACGACGCGGTCGACCCGCGCCGGGTACGCGGGCTGGAGCAGGCCGGCTGGGACGACTTCTGGCGGCGGTTCGGCACGCTCGACCGGAGGGTGGCGCAGCTCCAGACACGGGCGCAGCGGCAGCTCGGCACGCTCGGCGGCGGCAACCACTTCATCGAGGTCTGCCTCGAACAGGGTGGCCCGGACGACGGTCGGGTCTGGTTGATGCTGCACTCCGGCTCCCGCAACATCGGCAAGGAGCTGGCCGAGCGGCACATGGCGGTGGCCCGCGGGCTGCCGCACAACACCGACCTGCCCGACCGTGATCTCGCGGTGTTCCTCGCCGGCACGCCGGAGATGGACGCCTACCGGCGGGACCTGTGGTGGGCGCAGGAGTACGCGCGGCGCAACCGGGCGGTCATGCTGGCCGTGCTCGGCCAGGTGGTCCGGGAGGCGTTCCCGCAGGTCGGCTACGACGAGGCGATCTCGTGCCACCACAACTACGTGGCCGAGGAGCGCTATGACGGGGTGGACGTGCTGGTGACCCGGAAGGGCGCGATCCGGGCCGGCGCGGGCGACCTGGGCATCATCCCGGGCTCGATGGGCACCGGCTCGTACATCGTGCGGGGGCGGGGGAACGTCGACGCGTACTGCTCGGCGTCGCACGGCGCGGGGCGGCGGATGTCGCGGGGGCAGGCGAAGCGGACGTACAGCACCGCTGACCTGGCCGCGCAGACGGCTGGCGTGGAGTGCCGCAAGGACGCCGGGGTGGTCGACGAGATCCCCGGCGCCTACAAGGACATCACCGAGGTGATGGCCCAGCAGGAGGATCTGGTCGAGGTGGTCGCCCACCTCAAGCAGGTGGTCTGCGTGAAGGGCTGA
- a CDS encoding helix-turn-helix transcriptional regulator produces MPIVVRIDVELAKRKMSVGEFAERVGLTPANVAVLKNGRAKAVRFSTLEAMCRVLDCQPGDLLEWVDDEDEDR; encoded by the coding sequence ATGCCCATCGTCGTGCGCATCGACGTCGAGTTGGCCAAGCGCAAGATGAGCGTCGGTGAGTTCGCCGAACGCGTCGGGCTCACCCCGGCAAACGTCGCCGTGTTGAAGAACGGCCGCGCCAAGGCCGTTCGATTCAGCACCCTGGAGGCCATGTGCCGCGTCCTCGACTGCCAACCGGGTGACCTGCTCGAATGGGTCGACGACGAGGACGAGGACCGATGA